A region from the Corylus avellana chromosome ca7, CavTom2PMs-1.0 genome encodes:
- the LOC132186031 gene encoding pleckstrin homology domain-containing protein 1 isoform X1 yields MASLWRAATGQAEKPNNYDGVEFWSNPERTGWLMKQGEYIKTWRRRWFVLKQGKLFWFKESTVTRVSTPRGVIPVASCLTVKGAEDVLNKQYAFELSTRAETMYFIADSEKEKEDWINSIGRSIVQHSRSVTDSEIVDYDSKR; encoded by the coding sequence ATGGCGAGCCTATGGCGGGCCGCGACGGGCCAGGCGGAGAAGCCCAATAACTACGACGGCGTGGAGTTCTGGTCGAACCCAGAGCGCACCGGGTGGCTGATGAAGCAAGGCGAGTACATCAAGACGTGGCGCCGCCGCTGGTTCGTGCTCAAGCAAGGCAAGCTCTTCTGGTTCAAGGAATCCACTGTCACCCGCGTCTCTACGCCACGTGGCGTCATCCCAGTGGCCAGCTGCCTCACCGTCAAGGGCGCCGAGGACGTCCTCAACAAACAGTACGCCTTCGAGCTCTCCACCCGGGCCGAGACCATGTACTTCATCGCCGACtcagagaaggagaaggaggacTGGATCAATTCCATCGGACGGTCCATAGTGCAGCACTCCAGGTCTGTTACCGACTCCGAGATCGTCGATTACGATAGCAAGCGGTGA
- the LOC132188783 gene encoding probable LRR receptor-like serine/threonine-protein kinase At3g47570, whose amino-acid sequence MSPTFCFSPLPMKLHSRNLYLDVILLFSITLLCFQHATLAASTQTNETDRLALLKFKEMITNDPFNIVTSWNNSIHFCNWHGITCGRKHQRVTALDLHGYTLSGSISPYIGNLSFLRLVNLSDNFLHGVIPKQVTHLLRLQHLNLSINSLTGEIPSNFTNCPQLRFLDFQRNNLTGNIPVGLGFLKRLVRLDVSSNHLTGGIPPSLGNVSSLHVLHFSYNYFVGNIPDEIGHLQRLVFFGVAINNLFGTFPYSLCNISILKIIDVGSNRFNGILPANIGLTLSNLLYLYIGDNEFSGPIPVSLSNASQLEFLDLTRNNFVGQVPTGLGNLLSLSLLVVGGNNLGSNSVKDLDFVTSLENCTKLETLGFFDNNFEGSLPDSIGNLSKQLSDLYIYGNQISGIIPAALENLINLRILGMEENLFTGTIPTYFGKFHKLQGLDLQRNRLSGQIPSSLGNLTQLVDLYLNQNKLEGSIPSSFGNCKSLQFLDISQNNLSGAIPQTSLSSQLLAIDLSHNSFTGILPMEAGNLKNIVILDVSENNLFGEIPTTIGDCLSLQNLYLQGNSFEGNLPTFMASLKDLHHVDLSRNNFSGIIPKDLQKVSVLLYLNLSFNNLVGEVPTKGVFRNASAISVIGNKKLCGGIPELKLQACDVKVMKQGKSPAFKLTVIVVSGVLCFILFSSFLILYRRRKSKKESSSTLPKTNFLSNVSYKELYQTTNGFSPSNLIGYGSFGSVYQGILDQEKMMVAVKVLNLQQKGASKSFMAECNALKNIRHRNLIKILTCCSSVDYNGDEFKALVYEFMANGNLDKWLHQDRENESPPRYLNLLQRLNIAIDVAFALHYLHDQCETPIIHCDLKPSNVLLDDDMIAKVSDFGLAKILSTINDVSQNQTSTVGIKGTIGYAAPEYGMGGEASTHGDVYSYGIFVLEMFTGKRPTDTMFKDGFSLHNFVTTALPEKLVQIVDPNLFKREVNELAVATEEDDYTDNDHNDIEAVEERILIENLSQMDSNVQKCLLSVFKISLTCSLESAKERMNMWDVTRELHRIKNAFLKAGIHG is encoded by the exons ATGTCACCAACATTCTGCTTCTCTCCATTACCAATGAAGCTTCACAGCCGCAACTTATACCTTGATGtcattcttctcttttctaTAACCCTACTATGCTTCCAACATGCCACTCTTGCTGCTTCCACTCAAACCAATGAGACAGATCGTTTGGCTTTGCTGAAATTCAAAGAGATGATAACCAATGACCCATTTAACATCGTCACCTCTTGGAATAATTCTATCCACTTCTGCAACTGGCATGGAATTACATGCGGCCGCAAGCATCAAAGAGTTACGGCCTTGGACCTGCATGGCTATACCTTAAGTGGATCCATATCACCTTACATTGGCAACCTCAGCTTTCTTAGGTTGGTCAACCTCTCAGACAACTTCTTACACGGCGTAATTCCAAAACAAGTCACTCATTTGCTTCGGCTACAACATCTCAATCTTAGCATTAACTCGTTGACAGGGGAAATTCCAAGCAACTTCACCAACTGTCCTCAACTCAGATTCTTGGACTTCCAAAGGAATAATCTTACTGGAAATATTCCTGTTGGACTCGGCTTTTTAAAGAGGCTTGTGCGGCTTGACGTTTCCTCAAATCATTTGACGGGAGGCATCCCACCTTCTTTGGGAAATGTTTCTTCACTCCATGTACTTCACTTTTCGTATAATTATTTCGTGGGAAATATTCCAGATGAAATAGGCCATTTGCAAAGGTTAGTTTTCTTCGGAGTTGCGataaataatttgtttggtACGTTCCCTTATTCCCTTTGCAATATATCAATTTTGAAGATCATTGACGTCGGATCTAACCGATTTAATGGCATTCTTCCGGCCAACATAGGCCTCACTCTCTCTAATCTCCTGTACTTGTACATCGGTGATAACGAATTCTCTGGTCCAATCCCAGTTTCTCTATCCAATGCTTCCCAACTTGAATTTCTTGATCTCACCCGAAACAATTTCGTGGGACAAGTTCCAACTGGTCTAGGCAACCTGCTAAGTCTCAGTCTTTTAGTTGTTGGTGGAAATAATCTTGGAAGTAATTCAGTCAAGGACTTGGATTTTGTAACATCTTTGGAAAACTGCACCAAACTTGAAACGCTAGGTTTTTTTGATAACAATTTCGAAGGTAGTTTACCAGATTCTATAGGAAATTTGTCGAAGCAACTCagtgatttatatatttatggCAATCAAATATCTGGAATTATTCCTGCAGCATTAGAGAATCTCATTAACTTAAGAATCCTCGGCATGGAGGAAAATCTGTTCACAGGCACCATTCCCACTTATTTTGGGAAGTTCCACAAGCTGCAAGGATTGGATTTGCAAAGAAACAGATTGTCGGGGCAGATACCATCCTCTCTAGGCAACCTCACTCAATTGGTAGATCTTTacttaaatcaaaacaaattggAAGGAAGCATACCATCAAGTTTTGGAAACTGCAAAAGTTTGCAATTCTTAGATATTTCCCAAAATAACCTTAGTGGAGCCATACCACAAACAAGTCTTTCTTCCCAATTACTTGCAATCGACTTATCACATAACTCATTCACGGGCATCCTACCCATGGAAGCaggcaatttgaaaaatattgtgatTTTGGATGTATCtgaaaacaatttgtttggtgAGATTCCTACAACCATTGGAGATTGCTTGAGTTTGCAAAACCTTTACTTGCAGGGTAATTCATTTGAAGGAAACTTGCCTACATTTATGGCTTCCTTGAAAGACCTTCACCATGTAGATCTTTCACGAAACAATTTTTCGGGAATAATTCCTAAAGATCTACAGAAAGTTTCAGTTCTACTGTATTTGAATCTTTCATTTAATAATTTGGTGGGCGAGGTACCAACAAAGGGAGTCTTCCGAAATGCAAGTGCAATATCAGTGATAGGAAATAAAAAGCTTTGTGGAGGTATTCCAGAACTAAAACTACAAGCATGCGATGTCAAAGTTATGAAGCAAGGAAAATCCCCTGCATTCAAATTGACAGTCATAGTTGTTAGTGGGGTTTTATGTTTCATCctattttcatcatttcttatcctttataggaggagaaaatcaaaaaaagaatcatCTTCTACACTCCCCAAAACCAACTTTCTTTCAAATGTTTCATACAAGGAGCTCTATCAAACTACTAACGGATTTTCTCCTAGCAATTTAATTGGATATGGTAGTTTTGGCTCAGTATATCAAGGAATTCTTGATCAAGAAAAAATGATGGTTGCTGTGAAAGTATTAAACCTTCAACAGAAAGGAGCTTCCAAGAGTTTCATGGCTGAATGTAATGCGTTAAAAAACATACGGCATCGAAATCTCATTAAGATCTTAACTTGTTGCTCAAGCGTGGACTATAATGGCGATGAATTCAAAGCTCTAGTTTACGAATTTATGGCAAATGGAAACTTAGACAAGTGGCTGCACCAGGATAGAGAGAATGAAAGTCCACCAAGATATTTGAACCTCCTTCAAAGACTAAATATTGCAATTGATGTAGCTTTTGCGCTACATTATCTTCATGATCAATGTGAAACACCAATcattcattgtgatttgaagccaAGCAATGTTCTTCTTGACGATGACATGATTGCTAAAGtaagtgattttggtttggcaaAGATCCTCTCTACAATAAATGATGtttctcaaaatcaaactaGCACAGTTGGAATAAAGGGTACTATTGGCTATGCTGCTCCAG AGTACGGAATGGGTGGTGAAGCATCAACACATGGAGATGTTTATAGCTATGGAATATTTGTGTTGGAGATGTTCACTGGAAAAAGGCCAACTGACACTATGTTTAAAGATGGTTTCAGCCTTCATAACTTTGTTACAACGGCATTGCCAGAGAAACTTGTGCAAATTGTGGATCCAAATCTTTTCAAAAGAGAAGTTAATGAATTAGCAGTGGCAACAGAAGAAGATGACTACACCGACAATGATCACAATGATATTGAGGCAGTAGAAGAAAGAATCCTTATTGAGAATCTCAGCCAGATGGATTCTAATGTGCAAAAGTGCCTACTTTCAGTTTTCAAGATCAGTCTTACTTGTTCATTAGAATCAGCAAAGGAAAGAATGAATATGTGGGATGTCACTAGGGAACTACATCGAATAAAAAATGCCTTTCTAAAGGCTGGGATCCATGGATAA